From the genome of Chanodichthys erythropterus isolate Z2021 chromosome 17, ASM2448905v1, whole genome shotgun sequence:
TTGCCCTGACATTTTGGTTCTATAATTTAATGTAGCTGAATCTTGTTTTAATGTATCCCAGTGTGGTTTAAGTGGTTATTAGAGTTTAGTTGTTTTGTGTCTCCTTATTTAGCCAATTTCtataactaaaatgaaaaaaaaaaaaaattaaaaggttAGTAAGTAATTTGAATCTAACAGAAGCAGTATACTACTAGATATGCGATAAGACTTTGTACTTCAAATCACATAGTCACAGACATCATCTAAACATAAAACTCTTATCAAAATGATTCCTTTGCACAAGAATGTTTCATTCCAAAAAACttgcaagtgttttttttttttttttccctcctgcCTCATTGTCTTACAGTAGCCAGGTTGAGTTCCCCACCCCCAGCTCCCAGCGAACTCCTTTCCGCTCACGGATTCCATTCTACACAAGAGCCTGGAGAGCATATGTTTGACCCACAGTCCCAGTGAATGTGGCCATCTGCTCGGGATTCCATATGATCCGGGCCCTGTGTGAGAATGCGCCTGGCTTTGTAAAAACTCACTAGGCGATGTGGGAGAATCTTCCCCACACACAATAGAGAACAGTAAGACAGTTTTAACCCTTTCCCCGGTTCGCCTCTCTCAAAGGACGCTTCCCCGTACCATTGTTCTCCCTGACAAGTGAATAGTGAACAGAATCAGTTTCTTGTTACTTAACTGTCAAAAGCTTTCGTGGGATTCAGTTTCAACTCTTCATAACACCAACAGGACCTTCACACTGAAGCTAAATGGACATAGTGGGAGAAATGAAGAAAAAGTAACTTCAGAGTAGAGCCACAGGTTATTCTCAGAAAGTTTAAATCAAACACTTGATAAAAACTGTTTTGCAGCAAATAACTATGTGTCACCACCAACCACTTAACATATGGATGGATAGGCAAATGGTGGAGTAAACTACATAAAACAAAGGGCTTCTCATTTCCATACTAGATGCGATCTGCTCACACCTCCCCCAACCACAAGCCACAATAAGTGAACAAACTCACAGCACTGGTAAGGAGGTACTAGCCTGCAGTTTAtaacgatttagcaaatcatgTCAATGCATGGAGGAACTTTCACATGTTGCTTCAGAAAATCCTCACATGCTAAATGTTGTGAAacaggaaataaaaaaaaaaaaataaaaaaaaaaaaggcattttcattttctttacattttacatGATTGTTGCTTCAGAATATTCTAACATGCTAAATGTTGCGCAACAAAGCAATCTGGCATTTTCATTTTCCTTAGGTTTTACATGATTATACCAAACATGTTTGAAGTCAGTCATTTTGGGAACTTTCTCAAAGGTGAGATTTTTAGATTTCCCACaaatcagttaaaaaaaaaaaaaaaaaggtgtaaaAAGAAACACCTCAAGAGTCGATGTTCATCAACAGGGTTTATTTTCAGTACAAAACAAGAGGGGCAGCAGGGAGAAGAAAATCAATATATTAAACTTAATACAAACGTcatcaaaaaacatgttttctataaatacaataaaataaatataaaaaaggaaATTAAGTTACTTGAAACTCTCCATCATGTAACACAAAGCCAGCAGGTGCATTACAGACAATCAGATGCAAAAAGGACCCATCAGAaccagctataaaaaaaaaaaaaaaaaaaaaaaaaaaaaaaaaaaaaggccactAAAGGCTCATTGTAATAAATGGATTTGCCTAAACTCACAATATCAACAGCTACACAACCAAAAACTATGACACAGGCAACTCATTCCAAGTAAAGCTCCAACTGTGCACTTTCAGAGGCTCCATATGGATCCTCAGAAACTTAAAAGGCAAGTAGGTCTGGGAACGAACCAAATGCCAATCTCAAAAATGGGAGCCGGAAGAACTCAAAACGATATTGCAGACTAACGTCAATtaataaaatcaattctaaCTTCAGAAACAGTTGGTTCTACGATAGTAGATGTGGAgtaacccaaaaaaaaaaaaaaaaaaaattttgtttgGCCTCTAGTTAGAGTACAAAGAATCTCTCAAATATTGAAAATGACCTTTTTGAGACCTGGTCATAACCGCTCTTTGGCTATTTCAGTACAATAATAACTTCGTAAATAGCTGATTGCTAAATGCATCATAAAAGTTAACCGTTTCATACGTTACTAAACATTTTGATGCCAGAACTTTGCAGGTTGTAGAGTTAAATCTTTCCCCACTTGTCTTTCAgtcatcaaaaataaaacatggtgAATCACTCCACTTAAAAGCACATGAAACCCCACTTAAAGAATCATTTCAACATTCAGTACCTGCAAACAGTATGTTTCACTCTGAGCTCAACTAAAATGTCAAGTATCAGCCATGTAGTACATTAGGTATACCACAGTATACAGTTCAGTCCCCATCAGGAGTGACAGTCTACAGGAAGAAGCTTGTGCTAGAGTTGCTGTGTTCGTTGTAGACGGCGTCGTCTGGAACTGAAAGCTGGCTGAAGATAGGAAGTCTGCGCCCGCTGGCTTCCGGTCCGAAGGAGGATTCAGATCCGCTCATGCTGCTGGATGAACTGCAGCTGCCACCCTCGTGGTCTGAGAGAGAGGTGTGGGATAGGCTCCGCGGGCCTAGAGAAGCGCCACCGGTAGGACTCTGTCGCAAGCAGGCTTCAGGCTGTGGGGACGCGAGCTGGGTGGGCGACAATGTGGGCGTCAGTCCCGAGTGAGAGTACCCAGAGTCAGGAGAGGGAAGGAACTGAGGGTGCAACTCTCGAGCTTGGTCCAGAAGGGTGTTGGGGTCTACGTCAGGGAAGGCCAAGGAGAGAAGGTCAGAAAACGCGGTTGACGGAGTCGAAGTGGAAGGTGCTCGCAGGAATGAGGAAGGCGCCAGAGGGGCTTCTAGATGTTGGGGAGTTGTGGGAAACCCAGCAAAGCTGAAGCTCTGCTTGAGCAGGGGAGGCCGTTGGATAGCCGGGTTGGAGGTCTGGGGTCGGGATTGTGCGTGATCGTCTTCGGCGTTGTGAACGAAATGGCAGCGGATACCGTAGGGGCAGAAGCCAATTGAGTGGAAAGTGCGGCAGGGTTCAGTCTTATATTTTGGGTGACGGTTAAGGTCTCGTAGCTCTTCAGGGCCATGTGCGAATTGACACTTGCCGCCATATTTGCACACGCCCCTTTCGGCGAACGTGCGGCACAACTCTGTCTTGTAGCGTGAGGAGGTGGCGGAGATCGAAGATGTAGAGTTGGAGAGGGAAATGGCACCTGACGTGACTGAAGACTGCTTTAAATGGCCGGGTTCGGATGAAGACCAACCCAGACTTCCAGTGTTGCCCTCCACCATGCTAATGGAGCGCTCTGACCAAAAGGGCATCTTGCCCCACTTTGACTGAGATGATACTTTCTGGGTGCCCCAGTAGCTTGTGTTCATGGTTCCACTCTCAATGCTGTCAATAGAAAGTCCTGAACCAGTGGAGGAAAGTGTGCAGGGACTGTCAGACTTCCTATATCCAACAGCAGCTGCCTGTGAGGAGGTCTTCATCGGCTCTCGGAGATCAAGATTTAAAAGGTGCTGCAAAGAGAACAACAAGAGTTACATATCTTGGAGCAGATGAAAGTCCggtagtttttttatttatttatttattttatttaaaacagcaaGACTTTAATGCACATGCAGTAACTAAATGGAAACATGGGAAGTGATAAGGAGTCTGATTCGTTTTTGTTCCTTCAAAAGAACTGGTTCAAAAACGATTAACGTTAGTAGCGTCGagtgctttcaaacactccaaCAAACATACGCACATTTTTTGACTTAAGTTAATAAtaggtttgtttttttttcccatgcGCACCAGTTCAGCTGTTGCAACTAATACTCAGTTTTAAATCAACAGATTCTACTGAGTCGACTCAATAGAACGATTCGTATGCAAGGTTTCAATGAATGCAGCAAGAAAAAGCTATGCTtttagactttaaaaaaaaaaaaaaaaaaaaaaaaaaaaaacgcagttTGCGTTACATTCAcacatgcatttaaattaaaattcagaTAAACGCGAAACaaggaaaaaaaacttttcagcggcaagttgtcttttttttttttctcaaactcCGGCCAATCAAGTTGTTTACgtttaaaaatcaaacaaagtTTAAATATTTGCGCACTAAATCTCAACAATTCCACAAGCATTTCGCTTTCATGTCGTTATGTTCAAACTTCATACATGCAAAACCAAACAACATGACTATAATGTCTGATTGCATTAAAAAGGCGCTCACTCGTGGCCCACGTTCCCTCTCTGATAGAGAAGTTGCTAGCAACTTATTTGATTCGATATGTTATCTTGAACCTTAAAGAAAACTTTTGCATTAAGGTTTATACGTTTCCTgcaaaatgcattcaaatgcATTGAAAAAAACGCACTATAAACATGATTCAAGCCTGTTAGCTAACTTACGCGATCAGTCACATTGTCGTTATTAGTAACTCATAAACGCTAAATATACCTTGCACAGGACATCATCCAGGTCAATAAACTGATTGAGCGCGTAGGATGGCATAGTCCTGACGAAGACTTTATTTGCGATTCCTCCGTGATCCCACACAGCTCCCTCGTAGTTTTCATGAACTTCACGCTTCCAGCTCAGCACGTGTTTTTAAGGCTGCTGTACGACGACCACACCTCCGCGTTTCTTCGCTCCGCCCACTCAAACACTGAACTGTACAAAGCGCGCGGATGAGTTGTTTGTGTTTATGACATATTAGAAACATATAATGCTTGTTTTCTGTAGCTTATAAATTGGAATAGTGAACTTTATCATCAGATTCCAATGCCATCATTCTTATATATAGCTGTTGTTAGTAGTAACGTGTAAAGCAGCTATTGTGGCATGTTGTCAAAAACTCCCCTTGTGTAAACTCATGCACCATGAAATATATTTCCCACCATTATATTTACACTTGGAATaattagttttttgttgttgttgaagaagtctctaatgctcCCAAAGGCTACCTTTATATAcagtaaacagtaatattgtgaaatagccTAAATGCGTTCTATTTTAATTGGCCTATATTTAAAATCGCATTTTATTGCTATGATGGTAAAGCtaaatattagaatgatttctgaaggatcatgtgacactgatcatttgaaatgtagctttaccatcaaaggaataaatagcAATTGATGatagtgaatgtgtgtgtgcgtatatatatatatatatatatatatatatatatatatatatatatatatatatatatatatatatataggtcaaagtgtttgaataatttttggttcccaatttttatcaattttactagtagtccactgtatgaaaatgttttgggtataatatgtcacagtttactttattttgctatcctcacttacataaatgaactgtaGTGTCCTGTACccctagtaaaaatatatcaaaaatgtctgaataatttttagtttgactgtatatacatactgttttcagcattatatatatatatatatatatatatataggctatatataattttatttttttcccttaagCACGAAatcagcataagagactttcaaaaaaaattacaaaatcttaattattccaaacttttgccTGGTTGTTTATACACTATTCTCTTTATTTTAACTATGAATAGAGTATCACTCTATTTTACAAGCTATACCCAATTAGTTTAAGAAAACAATGTTTAAGGCTATTGTGACTCATGTGACTGCGTTAAAACATCTCAAGGTTCGATCACGCCAACCTGTTGCTGTCAGAACTGGAGACGACGACCCTCTGAGGTGCTTTGATACAACCTAGAGAAGGTGTTGAAAGTGTCACCCACTGGTGAAGAGGTTGACATTAAAGTAATTTTATATCCCTTTTCCTGGTGACCACAGACATTCTGATCAGCTGATCCCACTGTGAGAGCAGACGTGTCTGGCTCAGTGTGCTACATGAAGACCTGAATGTTTTTAACAACTAAGGTAGATTCTCTGTAGTTCTTACTTTAGATCCAAATAGCGACTTGACTCTACAATTTATAGTAGCCTATTTTTAGGACATGCTTATGGAGGTCTGTGTTTCAGGGTCTTCATCAATGTTACCAGTGCTAAATAGCCATCAGTTCTATTTAAAAGAAGCATAGAAAGTTAAACTttaataaaggttctttactgGCATTGAagaacctttccattgcacgaaagtttctttatagtggaaaaaagttattaaaatgttttcatactaagaaaaaaaaatggttcttttaataACTGTTCACTATAatgttctttggggaaccaaaaatggttcttctatggcatcgctttggaacttttatttttaagagtttattTAATTGTGTATCATGGTTCACACAGATATTAtgcaattgttttcaacattgatactaataagaaatgttttttgagcaccaaataagcatattagaatgatttcttaataATACCCTCTCTAGATTTTGAGCTTGTTAGTGACTGTCATTTCATTCTCTTAACATGTAGAGCCTCACTAATAAGATTTCCCCCTTTGTTAATGAAAAGCAGAAAAGAccaaaatgggcagggaggaggttCCAACCAACCAATATGTCATCCCATGAAGGGCTTGTTGAGACACAAGGGCTCTTGTGAGCTAGCTGACTTAAGTCTAATTTCTATCCATGCGGCTGTAACTTTACCTCACAACTGAACAAAGCAGCTACTCTGTCTAATACCCATTGTTAAAGTTCCTACAGCTTATAATTAGAAACATACTTTAATGAGAAGGTCAAGGAACGGGGGACTCCATTATCGTCCTAATAAGGCAAAACAACAAGTGCTTTAGACAGGCAGTGATGTAATGGTTCGGTGGGAGTTGTGGAGAGACGAATAGGAAAAGTCAAACTTCAGAAGTTCATTAGCAAGGCACAAATGATTGAAAACTAAATACCTTGTGAACTGCAACACTAAACCTGTTGTCTTCAGCTCATTAGagtgtgataaacagacatctgGTTAGTTTGTTTTGGGTACTTGGAAGAAGCATTAAGGGACTTCAGTGTTTGATGCAATTTTGTATGCAGGCAAGGGAGTGAGGGCAGGGTGTGTGGTTAGTGAAGAGAAGGCTTTTGGGTGGGTGTGGGGTGTTTCCCTCCTGCTCCACTGATTGAGCAAAAGACTTTAGAACATAATGAGTAAAAAGTTCTTGGGCTAAAAAGCCTCCCCCCAGCCCCAGGGGAATGGAGGAGTGGTAAAAGGGGGAGGTGGGGGCAGGGAGGGAGTGATTGTTTAGGCAAAGGGGAGAGATGGCTGAAGACCCTCTCCGGCCTAATCTTTAATCACAACAGTGTCAGGGGGCGAAAAGGAACATCACCCGAATGGACACCCCCCACCTTTTGCGGCACTCATCCCAGATGACCAGGAAATTATTCAACAAACCACAGAGCCACTGTGTGCAGGAATGTGCATGAACAATTACCagcaaacaaaaatatgttcgaagaatgtttttgaaaaactttAGCCACGTACTGTTGAGTAGGTaccacatttgaatttgaatttacttcaTGACCATTGAAAAGGTACGTTCTATATAGTACGAATgcgtgtagtatgaatgaattcggacgtactacgtctgccatgttgttactgtcacatgacctaccagcgtcagttacGTCCCTTCAgctccattcacaaatcctcttctgtggcctcatgggatagtaaagtgtccatcgtatgcGCGCTTCAGAATCTCACTGAAatccgggtactttttgcctactatttttcgaatactatgaatCTGTTCTGCACGATTTATCATGATAAAATCGCACGCGATatggcaaaggctgcgattatttaATGCGCGGCTTGTCAGAGCTTTacgttgctttttcaaatgtacattataagcgactcaaactcacagtgctttcagatggattagcatttggagccatacttcattgacaagccgcgcataaaaaaaaaaaaacaatcacagcCTTTACGATTTCATAATTGCAATAAGAATCGCGTTTAAGCGATAATCGCGTTCAAATTCAATGTTATATTTCGTATCGTGCGATATATCATGCAGCCATACTGTTTGCGTACTGTTTTAAAAAAACCTATATACTGTAGTAGAGAAGTAttcgatttcggacgcagcagttatttctgaatgttctcttaaTGTTTGAAACCTCAATGTTTAAAAACGTTCTTGATTATACATACGTTAAGGAGACATTCCATTTTATTAATCTGCAAACATTGGGAAAagctacttttgaatgttctctgaacttTCTAatcaactaaaacatttcagaataaaaCACATGTagatgtttttgtgctaatgttttgagaacattattacagaccagataactttgaacgaaCGCGTTACTGGAAAAATTTTTATTCATAAATTTGAGAGAACCTCgccaaagttctgagaacgttTACTGTTAAGGTAAACTCAACCCAagaggtggctaattcatacAAATTGTTCGATTTTTGCAAAATCATGCATATTTTACAAGttgccaaattcgtatgaattcgtacgaatgacctaaccctaaccccgcccctaaacctactggggtttagacaaattgtACGAATTTGTACGAGTGAGATCGTATGAATTTGCACGAATTAGCAACCTCATATATAGGAATTGGTCGGGAGATAGCGTTGGGTAAACTATACatttaaagataatatgcaATTGATacactgggttgttttaacccaagtttgggtcaaaaatggacaaacacaaCAGTtaggttaaatttttaaatacaatttttaacccaacagttgggtttgttaatatttgacccaaatttggatCAAAGcactttttagagtgtacaaacATATAGCATACTTAAATCCATCTCTTCTGTGAAAATTGTAGTagtatttgttattttaattttctgtgttaatattcaaaaaacatttgtcCTTAAAAAAAAGTCCTGTGGTGTAACTGACACACaggaaaataaaacataaaactagaGATTATACCATGAAGACTCTCATGAACATGCATTTCAGATTGTAATCTGATGCTTATACCTAGAAAtttataattcattttatttgtaaaaaataaataaataaatgaagtcTTTCccttcaaaaatgtttttacatgtATGTATTCAAAGTGTAACTAAAATATGTTAATACTTTTTACTTCATGGTTACACtacataataataatctaaAACTTTTCTTGAAACTATTAAAAATTCAGAATCATTTGAAACCAACATGAACACAAGGAGTGCATTTCTAAGAACTTGATGTGTgttttaaactacatttttaaaagttctttttttttatgtagacACATGCATAACTTCACGAAACAATGCGACTAAAAAAAATGACCTTTCATTTCAAAATCTCCCTAAACAAAGTCCAAAATCTCAACAAGTGTGCTTTCATATGACCTCAATCCATTACCATGCACCACATGCCATTGCAAATGACCTGTAAACGTCCCAAGAATGATGTCAATCAACTTGTAATGggctctgcagctgcagaggcCCAACCTTGCAAATGGGAAACCATTACATGACATAAAACCTCGGCTCATGGAATCCAGTGGTCTCAAAACAAACCAAAGCCACAACAAGCTTCGCCTTGACAGGGATCTCCATCCTTTAGCAGAGCATGAAAAGAATATTTCACACCCGCCTCTCAGGGCTGTTCTCATGCAAATGCGGTGAGAGCGCATGGGAAACACACACGGGCATGAGTGACAAAAGAGCGTTCAATGCTCTTATACACTCATGTGTAGATTAAAATGAAAAGCCTGAACATATGATCCATGTCTTTTATGACTTCTATTGATTTGTAAGTTTAAACTCCACTGCAAGCATTCTGATGCCTCAGAATTGCATTCccatgcaaaataaataactttagaTTAATGTTAAGGACCATGCATTAGCAGGAGATCTGTCATTTCAGTCTAAAACATCCCATTATCCTTCACACCGGCTCCACATTAGCATGTTGCCTGCGGAGGGCTTGTGTGCTGTTTGTCCTGCGCACTATTAAtctgttttcatttcatttgcagGTGCTGAAGCACACAACCCTCTGCATTACCCCTCGGTGTGAGGTCACCATGGGGGTTTTGGAGTGAAAGCAGACAGACATCCATCTGAGATGTCCCTGTCACTTAAAAGCACCAGAGGATGAAACTACACACTCCAGTGCAactactctctctctcaaaaaaagttttacCTTCAGCAGTACAGCCTTAAGGGTTCAAATCACTACTCTGATATGCACCTTTAAGGGTACTTTTAGGGGtataagataaaatgttgtcCCTTTAAGGGTACTGCTCCAGTGACAACCCCTAAAGGTaccatttttgcatatttttactGAATATCAATGTGACTTATGATGGACTTTCTTGAAAAAGACACTCAGCTagcttttaataatatttcatttaaattctgtcaaacTTACCTTTGTGTTACTCgaaaccagtgttattttagtagcaattatttaatatttagtttttgttaatatttcgAGTCagattttattttctgcatgttttcaatttaattttagttgaagttttagtaattttgtgtgtatttttgtaatttttttattagtttttaactgTCCAGACATGTCACATGACCTCCTTAAACATAGTTATAGCAGGTCTTAATGTCAATTATATTTTAAGCAGTTTACTGACAAATGGGGGGAAAATATATCTCTTTAACATATGACATAATTGTGCACATGCATACAGCATAAGCTATAAGCTATACTAGGCATGTTAAAATGACAATACAAAGTAAGAATTTGTGCAAAAAGCTTGACCAgtccaaattaaaaaataatttacctGAAAATAGAAAATCTGTCggcatttactcaccccatgttgTTAGAaacctgcatttttttttctttt
Proteins encoded in this window:
- the zgc:114130 gene encoding mRNA decay activator protein ZFP36L1, with amino-acid sequence MPSYALNQFIDLDDVLCKHLLNLDLREPMKTSSQAAAVGYRKSDSPCTLSSTGSGLSIDSIESGTMNTSYWGTQKVSSQSKWGKMPFWSERSISMVEGNTGSLGWSSSEPGHLKQSSVTSGAISLSNSTSSISATSSRYKTELCRTFAERGVCKYGGKCQFAHGPEELRDLNRHPKYKTEPCRTFHSIGFCPYGIRCHFVHNAEDDHAQSRPQTSNPAIQRPPLLKQSFSFAGFPTTPQHLEAPLAPSSFLRAPSTSTPSTAFSDLLSLAFPDVDPNTLLDQARELHPQFLPSPDSGYSHSGLTPTLSPTQLASPQPEACLRQSPTGGASLGPRSLSHTSLSDHEGGSCSSSSSMSGSESSFGPEASGRRLPIFSQLSVPDDAVYNEHSNSSTSFFL